One segment of Streptomyces sp. XD-27 DNA contains the following:
- the def gene encoding peptide deformylase: MAQQDTDQRADDEFIDDTVDAEERELAYRERGTARPITVVGNPVLHQECADVTEFGDELAALIDDMFASQRAAEGVGLAANQIGVGLKVFVYDCPDDEGVRHVGVVCNPVLEEVPAERRLLDDSNEGCLSVPGAYAPLARPDYAVVRGQDAEGKPIVVQGTGYFARCLQHETDHLYGRLYIDRLSKRERKDALQQMAERTPRYEVVPND, encoded by the coding sequence ATGGCACAGCAGGACACGGATCAGCGGGCGGACGACGAGTTCATCGACGACACGGTGGACGCGGAGGAGCGCGAGCTGGCGTATCGCGAGCGCGGCACCGCCCGTCCGATCACGGTCGTCGGCAACCCGGTGCTGCACCAGGAGTGTGCGGACGTCACCGAGTTCGGCGACGAGCTCGCGGCGCTGATCGACGACATGTTCGCCAGCCAGCGGGCGGCGGAGGGCGTGGGTCTGGCCGCCAACCAGATCGGCGTGGGCCTGAAGGTGTTCGTCTACGACTGCCCGGACGACGAGGGCGTGCGCCACGTCGGCGTGGTGTGCAACCCGGTGCTCGAGGAGGTCCCGGCCGAGCGCCGCCTCCTGGACGACTCCAACGAGGGCTGCCTGTCCGTGCCCGGCGCCTACGCCCCGCTGGCCCGCCCCGACTACGCGGTGGTGCGCGGGCAGGACGCCGAGGGCAAGCCGATCGTGGTCCAGGGCACGGGCTACTTCGCGCGGTGCCTGCAGCACGAGACCGACCACCTCTACGGCCGGCTGTACATCGACCGGCTCTCCAAGCGGGAGCGCAAGGACGCGCTGCAGCAGATGGCGGAGCGTACGCCGCGTTACGAGGTCGTCCCGAACGACTGA